A section of the Humulus lupulus chromosome 2, drHumLupu1.1, whole genome shotgun sequence genome encodes:
- the LOC133818938 gene encoding protein RGF1 INDUCIBLE TRANSCRIPTION FACTOR 1-like, translating into MSWVLFCRPLCEPLFFSPNPTEGEKVIKGSLAPPWLEELLSTRFFKMCSAHRDGPRSECNLYCLNCTTHSSAFCFYCRSSNHKDHLVIQIRRSSYHDVVRVGEIEKVLDISGVQTYVINSAKVVFLNERPHGSSHGSSAFKLQTSSSSSNSHNLICEICGRTLLDPFRYCSLGCKLVGVKKNGDANYYVIGNEKNGVGIRRDYRRAKRLVVSKEEDDDEEEEKGGIIIIQSRDGINNNNHIHDHDHYSNSSSRRRKGTPHRAPLGAP; encoded by the exons ATGAGCTGGGTTCTCTTCTGCCGACCTTTGTGTGAACCACTGTTTTTCTCTCCAAATCCAACG gaGGGTGAGAAAGTAATAAAAGGATCACTGGCACCACCATGGCTGGAAGAGCTACTATCGACAAGGTTCTTCAAAATGTGCAGTGCACACAGAGATGGGCCTCGCAGCGAATGCAACCTCTACTGCCTCAACTGCACCACTCACTCCTCTGCTTTCTGCTTCTACTGCCGTTCTTCCAACCACAAAGACCACCTCGTTATTCAG ATAAGGAGGTCTTCGTATCATGATGTGGTTAGGGTTGGGGAGATAGAGAAGGTGTTGGACATAAGTGGAGTTCAGACTTATGTTATAAACAGTGCCAAAGTTGTGTTTTTGAACGAAAGACCTCATGGCAGTAGTCATGGCAGTAGTGCTTTCAAGCTccaaacttcttcttcttcctctaatTCACATAATCTAATCTGTGAGATTTGTGGCCGAACTCTCTTGGACCCTTTTCGATATTGTTCCTTGGGATGCAAG cttGTAGGGGTAAAGAAGAATGGAGATGCAAATTATTATGTGATAGGCAATGAAAAAAATGGAGTGGGAATAAGGAGGGATTATAGAAGGGCAAAGAGATTAGTGGTatcaaaagaagaagatgatgatgaagaagaagagaaaggaggAATAATAATAATCCAAAGCAGAGATggcattaataataataatcatattcATGATCATGATCATTATTCCAATTCATCATCTAGGAGAAGAAAGGGCACACCTCATAGGGCACCTTTAGGGGCGCCCTAA
- the LOC133815771 gene encoding uncharacterized protein LOC133815771 — MAPKRSSSKNKKRKTVSVKKVVRETIEVALVVDTNNDSSHSHESFNNTSTTTTATTTTTSTVVPIVHHKPRKAATKQVVVDGGVLEKKKKKEGEEGNGGVLEKKRGGPKRRKTVFDQAQGGGRGKEEYKRYVFRVLKQVHPGMGISAKAMTVVNTMMNDMFERLAEESAKLVKYTGKVTLSSREVQAAVRLVLPGELGRHAMAEGAKAVASYMSS, encoded by the coding sequence ATGGCTCCGAAGAGATCATCATCGAAGAACAAGAAGAGGAAGACCGTGTCTGTTAAGAAGGTGGTACGAGAAACTATCGAAGTTGCTCTAGTTGTCGACACCAACAATGACAGCAGCCACAGCCATGAATCTTTTAACAACAccagtactactactactgctactacaactaccactagtACTGTCGTTCCTATAGTCCATCACAAACCCCGAAAAGCTGCTACCAAGCAAGTTGTCGTAGACGGCGGCGttttggagaagaagaagaagaaggaggggGAGGAGGGAAACGGCGGCGTTTTGGAGAAGAAGAGAGGTGGACCAAAGAGGAGGAAGACGGTGTTTGATCAGGCGCAGGGAGGTGGGAGAGGGAAGGAGGAGTACAAGAGGTACGTGTTTAGGGTTCTGAAGCAGGTGCATCCGGGGATGGGGATATCGGCCAAGGCCATGACGGTGGTCAACACCATGATGAACGACATGTTCGAGAGGCTGGCCGAAGAGTCGGCCAAGCTGGTGAAGTACACTGGAAAGGTGACACTGTCGTCGAGGGAGGTTCAGGCGGCGGTCAGGCTGGTTTTGCCGGGAGAACTCGGCCGCCACGCCATGGCCGAGGGCGCTAAGGCCGTTGCCTCGTACATGTCTAGTTAA
- the LOC133816876 gene encoding RING-H2 finger protein ATL57 — protein MFKTKSTTNRKLYIVNEDAPLITTSPPPPPPPHLLAMNSSMVLVILVLSTALLSVIFFCFYLCRPSPVPTATRNASPTAATSRKGLDPASVPVSSYGGVAVAYRNVECAICLGEFGENDDVKVMPFCRHVFHPGCIDTWLSSHVTCPVCRSSRVLEGAGEERR, from the coding sequence ATGTTTAAAACGAAAAGCACTACTAATCGGAAGCTATACATAGTGAACGAAGATGCCCCTCTCATCACCACATCACCTCCACCGCCGCCGCCGCCTCATTTGCTGGCCATGAATTCATCCATGGTGCTCGTCATCCTCGTCCTCTCCACAGCTCTCCTCTCCGTCATCTTCTTCTGCTTCTACCTCTGCCGACCCAGCCCCGTCCCCACCGCCACCCGAAACGCCTCTCCCACGGCGGCCACTTCTCGCAAGGGACTGGACCCCGCATCCGTGCCTGTGAGCTCCTACGGCGGCGTCGCGGTGGCGTATCGGAATGTGGAGTGCGCGATATGCCTGGGTGAGTTTGGGGAAAACGACGACGTTAAAGTGATGCCGTTTTGTAGGCACGTGTTCCACCCTGGTTGTATTGACACGTGGCTGTCTTCGCACGTGACTTGCCCTGTTTGCCGGTCAAGTCGAGTTTTGGAAGGAGCCGGAGAAGAGCGGAGGTAA